A section of the Agromyces aurantiacus genome encodes:
- a CDS encoding transglutaminase TgpA family protein → MRPERLPLSTPQSLALSGATLLLLLVATTALGPLISGSGWWWAGAVMAIGVIGAGAGLRAVRTPPSLVPPLELVAMLLVLTLLFGGSTSLALIVPTPDTFAAFGELAEGARSTIEQQSVPAIPVPALVFAICVGVGIIAVLLDLIVQSVRLPALAAVPVLVPVLVPGLFTEAGAEVGALVLTAAAYLLLLRVDVRVRRSAELLQEDDRDDAPLVIAPKRAPIVPTMGASLGLAAVGLVAASVITAATPSISTSFLIGTGGPGTLFARGVSPYLELGRDLRRPDPVPAFTYVSPDGIRPYFTLLTVERLEGEVWTATERAVDGDHTLDTLPRPDGLADDVVTEARQVAVQTQEVRTAWLPLPYPVTEIDGVRGSWFWDDGTLNVRSVDATTLEQRYRLTHLDVQPSVQQLRSSGEPAPGAVHASTLALPEELPPIIAETAAEVTASAPTRYDAAVEIQAFLRSSAFAYSEEAPVEGGFDGGGFDAIAQFLEVREGYCVHFASTMAVLAREVGIPSRISVGYTSGTPTDRRVDDEVVVEVDSHDLHAWPELYFEGVGWVPFEPTPGRGTVPGYSRPGADEQSPGLIPSSPSTGPGSTGRPDGDPDRALGGDSGTVTAASGWVRGGAILVAALVLVLLPAMIRWGARAARRRRIRVGPQPADAAWRELAATAVDLGVAVDDRRTARALAEELAGRPGFAADPAEPGAPSAAASLRRLRDAVERERYAPSAPLDAAVRGALADDLAIASAALRADAPAARRAEAVLLARSLRSAGRAVLGRGAPRGA, encoded by the coding sequence GTGCGCCCTGAACGCCTCCCGCTGTCCACGCCGCAGAGCCTCGCGCTGTCGGGCGCGACGCTCTTGCTCCTGCTGGTAGCCACCACCGCCCTCGGGCCGCTCATCAGCGGCAGCGGATGGTGGTGGGCCGGCGCCGTCATGGCGATCGGCGTGATCGGCGCGGGCGCCGGCCTGCGCGCCGTCCGGACGCCTCCGTCGTTGGTGCCGCCCCTCGAGCTCGTCGCGATGCTCCTCGTGCTCACGCTCCTGTTCGGAGGCTCGACGAGCCTCGCGCTGATCGTGCCGACCCCCGACACGTTCGCGGCGTTCGGCGAGCTCGCCGAGGGGGCGCGCAGCACGATCGAGCAGCAGTCCGTGCCGGCCATCCCCGTTCCGGCGCTCGTCTTCGCCATCTGCGTCGGGGTCGGGATCATCGCCGTGCTGCTCGACCTCATCGTGCAGAGCGTGCGGCTGCCCGCGCTCGCCGCGGTGCCCGTGCTCGTGCCGGTCCTCGTGCCGGGGCTGTTCACCGAGGCCGGCGCCGAGGTCGGCGCGCTCGTGCTCACGGCGGCCGCCTACCTGCTGCTGCTCCGCGTCGACGTGCGCGTGCGACGGAGCGCGGAGCTGCTCCAGGAGGACGACCGCGACGATGCGCCGCTCGTCATCGCACCCAAGCGGGCGCCGATCGTGCCGACCATGGGGGCCTCGCTCGGGCTCGCGGCGGTCGGTCTCGTGGCCGCGTCGGTGATCACGGCGGCCACCCCGAGCATCTCGACGAGCTTCCTGATCGGCACCGGCGGGCCCGGCACGCTCTTCGCCCGAGGCGTGAGCCCGTACCTCGAGCTCGGCCGCGACCTGCGGCGGCCCGACCCCGTGCCGGCGTTCACGTACGTGTCGCCCGACGGCATCCGCCCCTACTTCACGCTGCTGACGGTCGAGCGGCTCGAGGGAGAGGTGTGGACCGCGACCGAGCGCGCCGTCGACGGCGACCACACGCTCGACACGCTGCCGCGCCCCGACGGGCTCGCCGACGATGTCGTCACCGAGGCGCGGCAGGTCGCGGTGCAGACGCAGGAGGTGCGCACGGCCTGGCTCCCGCTGCCGTATCCGGTCACCGAGATCGACGGCGTCCGCGGCTCCTGGTTCTGGGACGACGGCACCCTCAACGTGCGCAGCGTCGACGCGACGACGCTCGAGCAGCGCTATCGGCTGACCCACCTCGACGTGCAGCCGAGCGTCCAGCAGCTGCGGAGCTCGGGCGAGCCGGCGCCGGGCGCCGTGCACGCGTCGACGCTGGCCCTGCCCGAGGAACTGCCGCCGATCATCGCCGAGACGGCCGCCGAGGTGACGGCCTCGGCGCCCACGCGCTACGACGCGGCGGTCGAGATCCAGGCGTTCCTGCGCTCTTCGGCGTTCGCCTACTCGGAGGAGGCGCCGGTCGAGGGCGGGTTCGACGGGGGCGGGTTCGACGCCATCGCCCAGTTCCTGGAGGTGCGCGAGGGCTACTGCGTGCACTTCGCCTCGACCATGGCGGTGCTCGCGCGCGAGGTCGGCATCCCGTCGCGCATCTCCGTCGGCTACACGTCGGGGACGCCCACCGACCGCCGCGTCGACGACGAGGTGGTCGTCGAGGTCGACTCGCACGACCTGCATGCCTGGCCCGAGCTCTACTTCGAGGGCGTCGGGTGGGTGCCGTTCGAGCCGACTCCGGGTCGGGGTACGGTCCCCGGCTACTCCCGCCCCGGCGCCGACGAGCAGTCGCCCGGCCTCATCCCGTCCTCCCCGTCGACCGGGCCGGGGTCCACCGGGCGGCCCGACGGCGATCCGGACCGCGCGCTCGGCGGCGACTCGGGCACGGTCACGGCCGCGTCCGGATGGGTGCGCGGCGGCGCCATCCTCGTCGCCGCGCTCGTGCTGGTCCTGCTGCCGGCCATGATCCGGTGGGGCGCGCGTGCGGCCCGGCGCCGTCGCATCCGGGTGGGGCCGCAGCCCGCGGATGCCGCGTGGCGGGAACTCGCGGCGACGGCGGTCGACCTCGGCGTCGCGGTCGACGATCGCCGTACCGCGCGGGCGCTCGCCGAGGAGCTCGCCGGACGGCCCGGCTTCGCGGCCGACCCGGCGGAGCCCGGCGCGCCGAGTGCGGCGGCGTCGCTGCGCCGGCTGCGCGACGCGGTCGAGCGTGAGCGCTACGCGCCCTCCGCGCCCCTGGATGCCGCGGTGCGGGGCGCCCTCGCGGACGACCTCGCGATCGCGTCGGCCGCCCTCCGCGCCGACGCGCCCGCCGCGCGACGGGCCGAGGCCGTGCTGCTGGCGCGCTCGCTGCGCTCGGCCGGCCGTGCCGTGCTCGGGCGCGGGGCGCCGCGCGGCGCGTAG
- a CDS encoding DUF58 domain-containing protein: MSRVRAARAQSRPRLTGRGIALMAIGGVLFAIALWFDLRDIMMLASVGLATPLAALGFLALRAPRLAVTRVFEPAVVRAGESTAVRLRVQNRSSRAFDGAHWRDLASPALHPPGEAVLPAVGRHEGALPSGDDTVRLEYRLRTPRRGVFEVGPLRVAVTDPFGLARIDRVAGTPRELVVTPRVTPLETEPGVVASVDGTVHALQRRTHPNSDELIAREYRYGDPLRRVHWAATARRGELMVREEEQRGDPEVRLLLDIALGGRSHHPAADAPERAATLDPAFELGVEIAASLGVHLLAHGFRVRLDAVDDPDAPSARIAAEPGGYRAVGGEGSLLEDLARLEPPRRAARREPGGRVTAAEPPSASTRRDARMPALAVLVEPAAGAVESLVALRPGVEPALAFATSSTPQAVVDRLEEADWRVVRVRRPAELPAAWSDAWRSAREAARTGGRRAP; encoded by the coding sequence ATGTCGCGGGTCCGCGCCGCACGCGCCCAGTCGCGACCGCGCCTGACCGGGCGGGGCATCGCGCTCATGGCCATCGGCGGCGTGCTGTTCGCGATCGCGCTCTGGTTCGACCTCCGCGACATCATGATGCTGGCCTCGGTCGGGCTCGCCACGCCGCTCGCCGCGCTCGGGTTCCTGGCCCTGCGCGCGCCGCGGCTCGCGGTGACCCGCGTGTTCGAGCCCGCGGTCGTGCGTGCGGGGGAGTCCACGGCCGTGCGGCTCCGCGTGCAGAACCGCAGTTCGCGCGCGTTCGACGGCGCGCACTGGCGCGACCTCGCGAGCCCGGCGCTGCACCCGCCGGGCGAAGCCGTGCTGCCGGCGGTGGGCCGCCACGAGGGCGCGTTGCCGTCCGGCGACGACACCGTGCGGCTGGAGTACCGGTTGCGCACCCCCCGCCGCGGCGTGTTCGAGGTGGGCCCGCTGCGCGTGGCCGTCACCGACCCGTTCGGGCTGGCCCGCATCGATCGCGTCGCCGGCACGCCCCGCGAACTCGTCGTCACGCCCCGCGTGACGCCGCTCGAGACCGAGCCGGGCGTCGTGGCGAGCGTCGACGGCACGGTGCACGCGCTGCAGCGACGCACGCACCCCAACAGCGACGAGCTCATCGCCCGCGAGTACCGCTACGGCGATCCCCTCCGCCGCGTGCACTGGGCCGCGACCGCTCGGCGCGGCGAGCTCATGGTGCGCGAGGAGGAGCAGCGCGGCGACCCCGAGGTGCGGCTGCTCCTCGACATCGCGCTCGGCGGGCGCTCGCACCACCCCGCCGCGGATGCGCCGGAGCGCGCGGCGACGCTCGACCCCGCCTTCGAGCTCGGCGTCGAGATCGCGGCCTCGCTCGGCGTGCACCTGCTCGCGCACGGGTTCCGCGTGCGCCTGGACGCCGTCGACGACCCCGACGCACCGTCGGCCCGGATCGCCGCCGAGCCCGGCGGGTACCGCGCCGTCGGCGGCGAGGGGTCGCTCCTCGAGGACCTCGCCCGGCTCGAGCCGCCGCGGCGGGCGGCCCGTCGCGAGCCCGGCGGGCGGGTGACCGCGGCCGAGCCCCCGTCCGCATCGACCCGCCGCGACGCCAGGATGCCCGCGCTCGCGGTGCTCGTCGAGCCCGCGGCCGGCGCGGTGGAGTCGCTCGTGGCGCTTCGCCCGGGCGTCGAGCCGGCGCTCGCGTTCGCGACCAGCAGCACGCCGCAGGCCGTCGTCGACCGCCTCGAGGAGGCGGACTGGCGCGTGGTCCGGGTGCGCCGGCCCGCCGAGCTTCCCGCCGCGTGGTCCGACGCCTGGCGTTCCGCGCGCGAGGCCGCGCGCACCGGAGGCCGCCGTGCGCCCTGA
- a CDS encoding AAA family ATPase: MRIDEVGDRAAAIVRNVETVISGKRDAVTAALTVLLAEGHLLIEDVPGVGKTMLAKALARSVDCTVSRIQFTPDLLPSDVTGVSVFDQATRRFEFKHGPVFANIVIGDEINRASPKTQSALLECMEERQVTADGTTYRLEQPFTVVATQNPVEMEGTYPLPEAQRDRFMARISMGYPAPSDELDMLAQRETASPLDALEHVVSLDELRSMIAAVHRVFTSQPVKEYAVELARATRDDRQLRLGASPRATLQLIRAAKAHAAMHGRDFVLPDDVDALAVPVLAHRLVPTSRAVGGHDRDGGPLIDAIVRRVVADTPVPVGSARRE; the protein is encoded by the coding sequence ATGAGGATCGACGAGGTGGGCGACCGTGCCGCCGCCATCGTCCGCAACGTCGAGACCGTCATCAGCGGCAAGCGCGATGCGGTGACGGCCGCGCTCACCGTCCTCCTCGCCGAGGGGCACCTGCTGATCGAGGACGTCCCGGGCGTCGGCAAGACCATGCTGGCCAAGGCGCTCGCGCGCTCGGTCGACTGCACCGTCAGCCGCATCCAGTTCACGCCCGACCTGCTGCCCTCCGACGTGACGGGCGTGTCGGTGTTCGACCAGGCCACGCGCCGGTTCGAGTTCAAGCACGGGCCCGTGTTCGCGAACATCGTCATCGGCGACGAGATCAACCGGGCGAGCCCGAAGACCCAGTCGGCCCTGCTGGAGTGCATGGAGGAACGGCAGGTCACCGCCGACGGCACGACCTACCGGCTCGAGCAGCCGTTCACGGTCGTCGCCACCCAGAACCCCGTCGAGATGGAGGGCACCTACCCGCTGCCCGAGGCCCAGCGCGACCGGTTCATGGCGCGCATCTCGATGGGCTACCCCGCGCCGTCAGACGAGCTCGACATGCTCGCGCAGCGCGAGACGGCCAGCCCGCTCGACGCCCTCGAGCACGTCGTCTCGCTCGACGAGCTCCGGTCGATGATCGCCGCCGTGCACCGGGTGTTCACGTCCCAGCCGGTCAAGGAGTACGCCGTCGAGCTCGCGCGGGCCACCCGCGACGATCGCCAGCTGCGCCTGGGCGCGAGCCCGCGGGCCACGCTGCAGCTGATCCGCGCGGCGAAGGCGCACGCGGCGATGCACGGCCGCGACTTCGTGCTGCCCGACGACGTCGACGCGCTCGCCGTGCCCGTGCTCGCGCATCGGCTGGTGCCCACGAGCCGGGCGGTCGGCGGCCACGACCGCGACGGCGGTCCGCTCATCGACGCCATCGTGCGTCGCGTGGTGGCCGACACGCCCGTGCCGGTGGGCAGCGCCCGGAGGGAATGA
- the coaD gene encoding pantetheine-phosphate adenylyltransferase yields the protein MQRIAVVPGSFDPVTRGHLDVIERAAGLYDQLHVVVVHNPDKSALLPIAQRVALIEQSIADAHIPGDIIVASWSMGLLVDYCTDVGASVLVKGIRSAVDVGYETPMAIVNRHLAGVETVFLLPDPANGHVSSSLVRQVSALGGDVSPYVPRAVADFLQGAMRP from the coding sequence ATGCAGCGGATCGCCGTCGTTCCCGGATCGTTCGACCCCGTCACGCGCGGGCATCTCGACGTCATCGAGCGTGCCGCGGGGCTGTACGACCAGCTGCACGTGGTCGTCGTCCACAACCCCGACAAGTCGGCCCTGCTACCCATCGCCCAGCGCGTCGCGCTCATCGAGCAGTCCATCGCCGACGCGCACATCCCGGGCGATATCATCGTCGCCTCGTGGAGCATGGGCCTGCTCGTCGACTACTGCACCGACGTCGGCGCGTCCGTCCTCGTGAAGGGCATCCGCTCGGCGGTCGACGTCGGCTACGAGACGCCGATGGCCATCGTCAACCGGCACCTCGCGGGCGTCGAGACCGTCTTCCTGCTGCCCGACCCGGCCAACGGCCACGTCTCGAGCTCGCTGGTCCGGCAGGTCTCCGCCCTCGGCGGCGACGTCAGCCCCTACGTGCCGCGCGCGGTCGCCGACTTCCTCCAGGGGGCGATGCGACCGTGA
- a CDS encoding ATP-dependent DNA helicase RecG gives MTAERVAEGALTLDSRLTGALGGRTAQALQRAFGHTTVGDLLAHYPRRYAARGELTALAELPLEENVTIVAEVLEVRERTMRSRRGSILEAKISDGTGILTLTFFNQKWRANELKPGVRGMFAGKVTDYRGTRQLAHPDYQLFDNAQPAVGVDAAAVRWATAPIPIYPATGTLSSWQLQTAVGVVLDGLGVVDDPLPDAVRSGRGLLAHRDALERVHRPERDEDWKAARRTLRFTEAFVLQSALLERRAAARAHEAVRREPAPGGLLERFEAALPFELTDDQRTVGDEILHDLGRPVPMNRLIQGEVGSGKTVVALRAMLAVAESGGQAALLAPTEVLAAQHLRSIARMLGPELSAEVMPTLVTGQLPAADRRKAALRVAAGQARIVVGTHALLGETTSFADLGLVVVDEQHRFGVEQREALRLKGRHPHVLVLTATPIPRTVAMTVFGDLDVSTIRQLPAGRAGIETHVVPLAERPAWRARVWERLAEELAQGRQGFVVCPAIDAKAAEEADPPEGEAAPGAGPAASVASVLAELQANQHLTSARVAPLHGRMGSDEKDETMRAFAARELDVLVATTVIEVGVDVPNASTMVVVDADRFGVSQLHQLRGRVGRGSVPGLCLLVTAAEAGTVARERLDAVAATLDGFELARVDLELRQEGDVLGAVQSGGRSSLKLLRVARDGDVIADAREAAAGVIEDDPALTRHPALAAALRRRLDDEASEYLSRG, from the coding sequence ATGACCGCCGAACGTGTCGCCGAGGGCGCGCTGACGCTCGACAGCCGGCTCACCGGCGCGCTCGGCGGCCGCACCGCGCAGGCGCTCCAGCGCGCGTTCGGGCACACGACGGTCGGCGACCTGCTCGCGCACTACCCGCGCCGGTACGCCGCGCGCGGAGAGCTCACCGCCCTCGCCGAACTCCCGCTCGAGGAGAACGTCACGATCGTCGCCGAGGTGCTCGAGGTCCGCGAGCGGACGATGCGGTCGCGCCGCGGCTCGATCCTCGAGGCGAAGATCTCCGACGGCACCGGCATCCTCACGCTGACCTTCTTCAACCAGAAATGGCGCGCCAACGAGCTGAAGCCGGGCGTTCGCGGCATGTTCGCGGGCAAGGTCACCGACTACCGCGGCACCCGGCAGCTCGCGCACCCCGACTACCAGCTCTTCGACAACGCCCAGCCGGCCGTCGGCGTCGACGCCGCGGCGGTGCGCTGGGCGACCGCCCCGATCCCCATCTACCCCGCCACGGGCACGCTCTCGAGCTGGCAGCTGCAGACCGCCGTGGGCGTCGTGCTCGACGGGCTCGGCGTCGTCGACGACCCGCTGCCCGACGCGGTGCGCAGCGGCCGCGGACTGCTCGCGCACCGCGACGCGCTCGAGCGCGTGCACCGGCCCGAACGCGACGAGGACTGGAAGGCGGCACGCCGCACGCTCCGGTTCACCGAGGCGTTCGTCCTCCAGTCGGCGCTGCTCGAGCGCCGGGCGGCGGCGCGGGCCCACGAGGCCGTGCGCCGCGAACCCGCGCCCGGCGGGCTGCTCGAGCGCTTCGAGGCCGCGCTGCCGTTCGAGCTCACCGACGACCAGCGCACCGTGGGCGACGAGATCCTCCACGACCTCGGCCGGCCGGTGCCCATGAACCGGCTCATCCAGGGCGAGGTCGGCTCGGGCAAGACCGTCGTCGCGCTGCGCGCCATGCTCGCGGTCGCCGAATCGGGCGGGCAGGCCGCGCTGCTCGCGCCGACCGAGGTGCTCGCCGCCCAGCACCTCCGCTCGATCGCGCGCATGCTCGGCCCCGAGCTCTCCGCCGAGGTGATGCCAACCCTCGTCACCGGGCAGCTGCCCGCCGCCGACCGGCGCAAGGCGGCCCTGCGCGTCGCCGCGGGGCAAGCGCGGATCGTCGTCGGCACGCACGCGCTGCTCGGCGAGACGACCTCGTTCGCCGACCTCGGACTCGTCGTGGTCGACGAGCAGCACCGTTTCGGCGTCGAGCAGCGCGAGGCGCTCCGTCTCAAGGGGCGGCACCCGCACGTGCTCGTTCTCACCGCGACGCCCATCCCGCGCACCGTCGCGATGACGGTGTTCGGCGACCTCGACGTCTCGACCATCCGGCAGCTGCCCGCGGGCCGCGCCGGCATCGAGACGCACGTCGTGCCGCTCGCCGAGCGACCCGCGTGGCGCGCCCGGGTCTGGGAGCGCCTCGCCGAGGAGCTCGCGCAGGGCCGCCAGGGGTTCGTCGTGTGCCCGGCGATCGACGCGAAGGCGGCCGAGGAGGCCGACCCGCCCGAGGGGGAGGCCGCGCCGGGCGCCGGCCCTGCGGCATCCGTGGCCTCGGTGCTCGCCGAGCTGCAGGCGAACCAGCACCTCACTTCGGCGCGCGTCGCGCCCCTGCACGGCCGCATGGGCTCCGACGAGAAGGATGAGACCATGCGGGCGTTCGCGGCTCGCGAGCTCGACGTGCTCGTCGCGACGACGGTCATCGAGGTCGGGGTCGACGTGCCCAACGCCAGCACGATGGTCGTCGTCGACGCCGACCGCTTCGGGGTGTCCCAGCTGCACCAGCTGCGCGGCCGCGTCGGGCGCGGCAGCGTCCCCGGCCTGTGCCTGCTCGTCACCGCCGCCGAGGCCGGCACCGTGGCGCGCGAGCGGCTCGACGCCGTCGCGGCGACGCTCGACGGGTTCGAGCTGGCGCGGGTCGACCTCGAGCTGCGGCAGGAGGGCGACGTGCTCGGCGCCGTCCAGTCGGGCGGCCGGTCCTCGCTCAAGCTGCTCCGCGTGGCGCGCGACGGCGACGTGATCGCCGACGCCCGCGAGGCTGCGGCCGGCGTCATCGAGGACGATCCCGCGCTCACCCGCCACCCCGCGCTCGCGGCCGCGCTGCGGCGCCGGCTCGACGACGAGGCGAGCGAGTACCTGAGCAGGGGCTGA